The following are encoded in a window of Thalassotalea insulae genomic DNA:
- the galE gene encoding UDP-glucose 4-epimerase GalE has translation MKLLITGGTGYIGSHTVVELLNLGYEIVIVDNLANSSTQVLSRIERITGKQPVFIKADICDRQAMSELFSRHNIDAVIHFAGLKAVGESNTIPLSYYHNNVSGSVTLFEVMAEYNVKNLVFSSSATVYGENNVSPLDESMPTSATNPYGQTKLMIEHILFDLAKSDPQWSIACLRYFNPIGAHHSGLIGENPNGIPNNLLPYVAQVAVGRLPKLQVFGDDYDTEDGTGVRDYIHVVDLALGHVKALESLDKINGCQPINLGTGNGTSVLDIVNTFQSISGQNIPYEIVPRREGDIATVFADAGVAQKLLNWQAERDLSTMIEDTWRWQSNNPNGFE, from the coding sequence ATGAAACTTTTGATCACAGGTGGAACGGGTTATATTGGTAGTCATACCGTTGTTGAATTACTTAACTTAGGTTATGAGATTGTCATTGTGGATAATTTAGCTAATTCATCCACTCAGGTATTATCTCGAATAGAGCGCATTACCGGCAAGCAGCCAGTGTTTATTAAAGCAGATATTTGTGATCGTCAGGCGATGTCTGAACTTTTTAGTCGCCATAATATTGATGCTGTCATTCATTTTGCCGGCTTAAAGGCGGTTGGTGAGTCTAATACTATTCCGCTCAGTTATTACCATAATAATGTCAGTGGTTCGGTTACCTTGTTTGAGGTGATGGCTGAATATAATGTGAAGAATTTGGTATTTAGCTCGTCTGCAACCGTTTATGGTGAGAATAATGTTTCTCCATTAGATGAGTCTATGCCGACTTCGGCCACTAATCCTTATGGGCAAACTAAACTAATGATCGAACATATTTTGTTTGATTTGGCAAAGAGTGATCCACAGTGGTCAATTGCTTGCCTACGCTACTTTAATCCGATTGGTGCGCATCATTCTGGGTTAATCGGTGAAAACCCTAACGGTATTCCTAATAATTTATTGCCTTATGTTGCACAGGTTGCGGTTGGTCGCTTACCTAAGTTGCAGGTCTTTGGTGATGATTATGACACTGAAGACGGTACTGGAGTTCGGGATTATATTCATGTGGTTGATCTCGCATTAGGGCATGTTAAAGCATTGGAAAGTTTAGATAAAATTAATGGTTGTCAGCCGATCAACTTAGGTACAGGTAATGGTACCTCAGTTTTGGATATCGTTAATACCTTCCAGTCGATTAGTGGTCAGAATATACCTTATGAAATAGTACCAAGACGCGAGGGAGATATTGCTACGGTTTTTGCTGATGCGGGGGTTGCGCAAAAACTATTGAATTGGCAGGCAGAGCGGGATTTATCGACCATGATTGAAGATACTTGGCGTTGGCAATCAAATAACCCGAATGGTTTTGAATGA
- a CDS encoding DHHA1 domain-containing protein, whose translation MHFDVFNGDADGIIALLQLRLAEPKDGQLITGVKRDIKLLKQVSKAATSVTALDISMETNKQALLELLAQKVSVFYVDHHRSGDIPDSQLLNAIIDTDANTCTSLLVNQYLNGRYARWAVAAAYGDNMIVSADALAKQLGLTETERQQLKNLGIYINYNGYGRTLDDLHFAPEELFKQLLAYSDPLMLIAKQGSVYYQLAQAYQSDMQLANSAKVLVNNPVCKMVELPDEKWARRVSGVFGNELANQSPEKAHGVFTINDDGSYTVSLRAPLANKQGAGDICAQFATGGGRAAAAGINQLPAQSIEQFIESVSQYYGE comes from the coding sequence ATGCATTTTGATGTTTTTAATGGCGATGCCGATGGCATTATCGCTTTATTGCAGTTACGTCTGGCTGAACCAAAAGACGGACAATTAATTACTGGTGTAAAACGCGATATTAAACTGCTAAAACAGGTATCAAAGGCCGCTACTTCTGTGACAGCATTAGACATCTCGATGGAGACGAATAAGCAAGCCTTGTTAGAATTGCTAGCGCAAAAAGTGAGTGTCTTTTATGTTGATCACCACCGCAGTGGAGATATTCCAGATAGCCAGTTACTTAACGCTATTATTGATACTGATGCGAATACCTGTACTAGCTTACTGGTTAATCAATATTTAAATGGGCGCTATGCACGCTGGGCGGTAGCGGCAGCTTATGGCGATAATATGATCGTTTCTGCAGACGCTTTAGCTAAGCAACTAGGATTAACCGAAACCGAACGTCAGCAGTTAAAAAATCTCGGTATTTACATCAATTACAATGGTTATGGCCGCACGTTGGACGATTTACATTTTGCTCCTGAGGAATTATTTAAACAGTTATTGGCGTATTCTGATCCACTGATGTTAATTGCTAAGCAGGGATCGGTTTATTATCAGTTAGCACAGGCATATCAAAGCGATATGCAGCTAGCTAATAGCGCTAAAGTGTTAGTAAATAATCCTGTCTGCAAAATGGTAGAGCTGCCGGATGAAAAATGGGCGCGGCGGGTCAGTGGCGTCTTCGGCAACGAATTGGCAAATCAGTCGCCGGAAAAGGCCCATGGGGTCTTCACTATTAACGATGATGGCTCCTATACCGTGAGTTTACGGGCGCCATTAGCGAATAAGCAAGGAGCGGGCGATATATGTGCACAGTTTGCTACTGGCGGCGGCAGGGCAGCGGCGGCAGGTATTAACCAATTACCGGCACAAAGCATTGAACAATTTATAGAAAGCGTGTCACAATATTATGGCGAATAA
- the cysC gene encoding adenylyl-sulfate kinase, producing MKTENTVWHAQHVDKKQRADLKQQKPCLLWYTGLSGSGKSTIANAVDALLFERGCHSYLLDGDNVRHGLNGDLSFSDQDRIENIRRISEVAKLFLDAGLIVSTAFISPFSADRAMAKNMLEIGEFIEVYIDTPIDVCEQRDPKGLYKKARAGEIKDFTGIDSEYDVPESPTLHIKTAEYDIAQCAEQIVSYLQMHQYIK from the coding sequence ATGAAAACTGAAAATACCGTATGGCATGCTCAGCATGTCGATAAGAAACAGCGTGCTGACTTAAAACAGCAAAAACCTTGTTTACTGTGGTACACCGGGTTAAGTGGCTCTGGTAAGTCTACTATTGCCAATGCAGTAGACGCATTATTATTTGAGCGTGGCTGTCATAGCTATTTGCTTGATGGTGATAATGTTCGTCATGGCCTAAATGGTGATCTATCTTTTAGTGATCAAGACAGAATTGAAAATATTCGCCGCATCAGTGAAGTAGCGAAATTATTTCTTGATGCCGGATTAATTGTCTCAACTGCATTTATTTCTCCTTTTTCCGCCGATCGCGCGATGGCAAAAAACATGCTTGAGATTGGAGAGTTTATCGAAGTATATATCGATACTCCGATTGATGTGTGTGAACAGCGCGATCCTAAGGGCTTATATAAAAAAGCCAGAGCAGGTGAGATCAAAGACTTTACTGGGATAGATTCTGAATACGATGTGCCAGAAAGTCCTACGTTACATATTAAAACAGCAGAATATGATATTGCTCAATGTGCTGAGCAAATTGTCAGTTATTTACAAATGCATCAATATATTAAGTAA
- a CDS encoding SLC13 family permease, translated as MVATQWCLIAIFFVTFIGLVKFQRVPERVFAGAMLACLAASYVSTQDVLNNAVNPGLVTLILLVLASFSFERTSILRRMSSVMINGSAFFSTVRTLVYTALASAFMNNTAVVAALISTVQSNRVINPGKLLLPLSFAAILGGTLTLVGTSTNLIVNTMLIERGNDSLGFFDFTPIGIVALVACLVVVLVRQYSLPELDKEVLTNQDYLLEARVSSDSKMIGLTVEENGLRNLDALFLVEVIRQGRLISPVAPDEVIMADDKLIFSGDVSKVLVLQQFDGLTLFAEQDGLLRDNLTEVLIKPDSSVVGKTLKQAGFRARFDAAVVAVRREGAALSGKLGALIIQPGDFLVLAVGNDFSTRTNLTKNFYILSGHQPDNMLYGWRDNITLFGFIAAIAVSVLTSVSLLKCMIFYLAILIFSGCLTINEIKRRFPLEIWMIVLGALTLARALESSGVAELIAVNIESVLSGQSAYFTLVAIFVLTLVITELITNSAAAALLFPIAYSIALGLGVSPIPYVMAVAFAASGSFISPFGYQTNVMVYNAGNYCLKDVIKFGLPVSVTYSAVVLILLPIVFPFT; from the coding sequence GTGGTAGCAACTCAGTGGTGTTTAATTGCCATATTTTTTGTGACATTTATCGGACTGGTGAAGTTCCAGCGGGTGCCTGAAAGGGTGTTTGCTGGTGCTATGCTGGCCTGTTTAGCGGCTTCCTATGTTAGCACACAAGATGTGCTGAATAATGCGGTAAATCCTGGATTAGTGACACTGATTCTATTGGTGCTTGCCTCTTTTTCTTTTGAACGTACGTCCATTTTGCGCCGAATGTCCTCGGTGATGATCAATGGTTCGGCATTTTTTTCCACCGTTCGTACCTTAGTATATACTGCACTAGCATCTGCCTTTATGAATAATACTGCGGTTGTCGCAGCTTTGATCTCTACGGTACAAAGTAATAGGGTAATTAACCCTGGTAAGTTACTGCTACCGTTGTCATTCGCTGCGATTTTAGGCGGTACTTTAACCTTGGTAGGAACCTCGACTAACTTAATTGTCAATACCATGCTAATTGAGCGTGGTAATGACAGTTTAGGTTTTTTTGATTTTACTCCTATTGGTATTGTCGCGTTAGTGGCCTGTTTAGTTGTTGTGCTGGTCAGGCAATACAGCTTGCCAGAGCTAGACAAGGAAGTATTAACTAATCAAGACTATTTGCTTGAAGCCAGGGTCAGTAGCGATTCAAAAATGATCGGCTTAACGGTAGAAGAAAATGGCCTACGAAATTTGGATGCGTTGTTTTTGGTGGAAGTGATCCGTCAAGGGCGGCTAATTTCACCGGTTGCTCCTGATGAAGTGATCATGGCAGATGATAAATTGATTTTTTCTGGTGATGTTTCCAAAGTACTGGTATTACAGCAGTTTGACGGCTTAACCCTGTTTGCTGAACAAGATGGCCTGCTAAGGGATAATTTAACGGAAGTACTTATTAAACCAGATTCCTCTGTGGTTGGAAAAACCTTAAAACAAGCGGGTTTTCGCGCTCGTTTTGATGCCGCCGTAGTTGCTGTACGCCGAGAAGGGGCTGCACTTTCGGGTAAACTTGGAGCATTGATTATTCAGCCGGGAGATTTTCTGGTGTTAGCGGTTGGTAATGACTTTAGTACTCGGACTAACTTAACGAAAAACTTTTATATTCTGTCCGGCCATCAACCGGATAATATGCTTTATGGCTGGCGGGATAATATTACCCTATTTGGTTTTATTGCTGCGATTGCTGTATCGGTGCTGACCAGTGTATCTCTGTTAAAGTGTATGATCTTCTATCTGGCAATATTAATTTTTAGCGGTTGTTTAACCATTAATGAAATTAAACGCCGTTTTCCTTTAGAAATTTGGATGATAGTTTTGGGAGCATTGACTTTAGCACGAGCGTTAGAATCCAGCGGTGTTGCTGAGTTAATCGCTGTGAATATCGAGTCCGTGCTATCAGGTCAGAGTGCTTATTTTACCTTGGTTGCAATTTTTGTTCTAACCTTAGTGATCACTGAACTGATCACCAATAGTGCGGCGGCAGCACTTCTTTTTCCTATCGCCTATAGTATTGCGCTGGGGTTAGGAGTTAGCCCTATTCCTTATGTGATGGCAGTGGCGTTTGCTGCGAGTGGCAGCTTTATTAGCCCATTTGGTTATCAAACCAATGTTATGGTATATAACGCAGGTAATTACTGCTTAAAAGATGTGATTAAGTTTGGTTTACCAGTATCTGTTACCTATAGTGCTGTTGTCCTTATTTTGCTCCCTATTGTTTTTCCTTTTACTTGA
- the cysN gene encoding sulfate adenylyltransferase subunit CysN, which produces MSPNSDLLATDIEAYLKQHENKEMLRFFTCGSVDDGKSTLIGRLLHDSKMIFEDQLAAIESDSKKSGTTGEAVDLALLVDGLQSEREQGITIDVAYRYFATDKRKFIIADTPGHEQYTRNMATGASTCDLAVILIDARHGVQVQTRRHSFICSLLGIKHVLVAVNKMDLVDYSQERYQEIKKEYRDFADQLSFDDVRFVPISALKGDNVVDESANMPWYPGATMMKLLNTIKVEGSSEFTEFRFQVQYVNRPHLNFRGFAGTVGSGHIRVGDEIVALPSGKESIVKSIVTFDGELDRADKGQAVTITLEDEIDISRGEMIVKKGALPTSSKELNANVVWMHEDELESGREYYIKHGTKITTGHVSSIEYKVNVNTMEQSETSQLALNEIGSVNFDLAEPLHFDPYQNNKATGAFIIIDRLSNITVGAGMINRAIQKGEEHEFSAFELEYNALIRKHFPHWGARDITKMS; this is translated from the coding sequence ACAAAGAAATGCTACGTTTTTTCACTTGTGGTAGCGTTGATGATGGCAAAAGCACGCTTATTGGCCGCTTATTACATGACTCAAAAATGATCTTTGAAGATCAGTTAGCAGCAATTGAAAGTGACAGTAAAAAATCAGGCACCACAGGTGAAGCGGTTGATCTGGCACTGTTAGTTGATGGCTTACAGTCTGAGCGTGAACAAGGTATCACTATTGATGTTGCTTATCGTTATTTTGCTACTGATAAGCGTAAGTTTATTATTGCTGACACCCCGGGACATGAACAGTATACCCGTAATATGGCAACAGGGGCTTCAACTTGTGATTTAGCCGTAATATTAATTGATGCCCGCCATGGAGTGCAGGTACAAACTCGCCGCCATTCTTTTATCTGTTCATTGCTTGGTATTAAGCATGTTCTAGTCGCGGTTAATAAAATGGACCTGGTGGATTACAGTCAGGAGCGTTATCAGGAAATTAAGAAAGAATACCGAGACTTTGCTGACCAGTTAAGCTTTGATGATGTTCGTTTTGTGCCTATTTCGGCGTTAAAAGGTGACAATGTCGTTGACGAAAGTGCCAATATGCCTTGGTACCCTGGTGCGACCATGATGAAGTTGCTTAACACCATTAAAGTGGAAGGCAGCTCAGAATTTACCGAATTTCGCTTTCAAGTGCAGTATGTTAATCGTCCACATCTAAATTTCAGGGGCTTTGCCGGTACAGTCGGTTCTGGTCACATTCGGGTTGGGGATGAAATTGTCGCATTACCATCGGGTAAAGAAAGCATTGTTAAATCTATTGTTACCTTTGATGGAGAACTTGATCGTGCTGATAAAGGGCAGGCGGTAACTATCACTCTGGAAGATGAAATTGATATCAGCCGTGGTGAGATGATAGTGAAAAAAGGTGCGTTGCCGACATCTTCAAAAGAACTCAATGCTAATGTCGTCTGGATGCATGAAGATGAATTAGAAAGTGGTCGCGAATACTACATCAAACATGGCACTAAAATCACTACAGGTCATGTGTCGTCGATTGAATATAAAGTCAATGTCAATACCATGGAGCAGTCTGAAACTTCACAATTAGCATTGAATGAAATTGGCTCGGTTAATTTTGATCTGGCAGAGCCGTTACATTTTGACCCGTATCAAAATAATAAAGCTACCGGTGCTTTTATTATCATTGATCGCTTAAGCAACATTACCGTCGGCGCAGGGATGATTAATCGGGCGATTCAAAAAGGCGAGGAGCATGAGTTCAGTGCCTTTGAATTAGAATACAATGCGTTGATCCGCAAACATTTTCCTCACTGGGGTGCTCGAGACATCACAAAAATGAGCTAG